One Alphaproteobacteria bacterium DNA window includes the following coding sequences:
- a CDS encoding DegT/DnrJ/EryC1/StrS family aminotransferase produces MTDLRISQVDLSIGADEAELVQQCIDARWLSEGPHTKAFAESLLAFTGSKFLSFAPNATLGLYLAFLALDAPPGSEVLIPSYTFYGSATAAVFAGLKPVFVDCNPKTFNSDVEHFKAALTPNTRIMMPVHIYGQCADMTALMAFAKEHKLLVLEDAAQALGAKHKGQQAGTFGDIGVVSFYSDKTITTGEGGMLMTQREDLHAKISLLRNQGRPNAGTFIHPSLGMNFRITDIQAAIGRAQLKKFDAIYAAKVHKWNFYANALKGVGDLRFMDVHKDSNLIAFRFPILSKHRDGLMKAMQDKGIQTRGFFYPMHLQPKLRSEPAATLANCEMLYAEGQCLPIHFQLQDSDLQFICGTIKDYFKQNS; encoded by the coding sequence GTGACTGATTTACGCATTTCACAAGTTGATTTAAGCATCGGCGCCGACGAAGCCGAGCTGGTGCAGCAATGCATTGATGCGCGCTGGCTATCGGAAGGACCGCATACCAAAGCTTTTGCCGAAAGTTTATTGGCGTTCACGGGTTCCAAATTTTTATCCTTTGCGCCGAATGCAACCTTGGGGCTGTATCTGGCATTTCTTGCTTTAGATGCGCCGCCAGGTAGTGAAGTTTTAATTCCGAGTTATACATTCTATGGCTCGGCAACGGCGGCTGTGTTCGCAGGGCTTAAACCCGTTTTTGTCGATTGCAACCCAAAGACATTCAACAGTGATGTAGAGCATTTCAAGGCTGCGCTAACACCCAATACGCGGATCATGATGCCGGTGCATATCTATGGGCAATGCGCGGATATGACCGCATTGATGGCCTTTGCCAAGGAACATAAATTACTGGTACTCGAAGATGCTGCGCAAGCCTTGGGTGCAAAGCATAAAGGCCAACAAGCAGGCACATTTGGCGATATTGGCGTGGTGTCATTCTATTCCGATAAAACCATCACAACCGGCGAAGGCGGCATGTTGATGACGCAGCGTGAGGATCTGCATGCGAAGATAAGCCTGCTGCGTAACCAAGGCCGCCCGAATGCCGGAACATTCATTCATCCATCCTTGGGAATGAATTTCAGAATTACGGATATTCAAGCCGCTATTGGCCGCGCACAATTAAAAAAATTCGATGCCATTTATGCGGCCAAGGTTCATAAATGGAATTTCTATGCCAACGCATTAAAGGGCGTGGGCGATCTGCGATTCATGGATGTGCATAAGGACAGCAATCTTATTGCCTTCCGTTTTCCGATTTTATCAAAGCACCGCGATGGCTTGATGAAAGCGATGCAGGATAAAGGTATTCAAACGCGCGGCTTTTTCTACCCCATGCATTTACAACCCAAATTGCGCAGCGAACCCGCCGCAACACTAGCGAACTGTGAAATGCTGTATGCGGAAGGCCAGTGCCTTCCCATCCATTTCCAGTTGCAAGACAGTGATTTGCAATTCATTTGCGGCACCATCAAAGATTATTTCAAGCAAAATAGCTGA
- a CDS encoding efflux RND transporter permease subunit gives MNISEFCIRRPVFTVLLMVALLVGGIAGYRMLAVSALPRVDFPTIQVTANLPGASPKTMASSVATPLERQFSTISGVSAMTSTSFLGSTQITLQFDLDRNIDGAALDVQTAISATLRKLPKEMTTPPSFQKVNPADQPVLFIAVSSDTLPLSKVNEYADTIMAQRLSTLPGVAQVLIYGTQKYAVRVQVDPGKLAANGLSIDTISNALSSAASNAPVGIISGAKQLFNIDIANQPKEAKDFGEIIAMWKDGKPLRIKDVATTVDSVEDTRVAGYLNSKQAVVIAIQRQPDSNTIEVVQKVRALLPVFKTQIPTSIELTPMFDRSVAVRDAVHDVQFTLGVTIVLVVLVIFLFLKTLRATMIPALAVPLSIVATYGVMALFDFSINSISLLAITLCVGFVVDDAIVMLENIVRHIEEGMKPFDAAIKGSKEIGFTIMSITLSLVAVFIPVLFMGGIVGRIFHEFAVTISMAILISGFIALTLTPMLCSRFLKNPREHQQKGYELWLDKMFDKVQDAYRASLEFVLQHQKTMLLVTVASIGLSVYLFVAVQKGFFPLEDTGFVFAQTEAAQDVSYAQMLDKQKRVAAIVKANPFVTDVFFALGGGRGSYNTGRLFFGLKPRSERPSAAVIMQQLRKSTAAVEGLKTYMQPVQNFSISGRLAKSLYQYTLQGSDLDGLYLWSDKFMNAMSSDPIFQDVTTDLQLKSLQAILDVQADKAASYGITNDMIRDTLYKAYGAAQVATIYTPSNDYAVILETDEKFQQTPENIGHLFIRGTNGNVPLSEIATVRRGVGALSINHQGQLPSVTISYNLAPGKSLGEATQKIEALKKQLGMPENITGNAAGTAQAFADSSSGQGLLLLLAIIVIYIILGMLYESFIHPITILSGLPSAGIGAILFLMLFGMDLNVMSLVGIVLLIGIVKKNAIMMVDFAMQERHAGKPPHDAIYNACLMRFRPIMMTTFAALFGTLPIAMGIGAGSELRQPLGIAIVGGLLVSQLLTLYITPVVYLWLEKRR, from the coding sequence ATGAACATTTCTGAATTTTGTATTCGCCGCCCTGTCTTCACCGTGTTGCTGATGGTGGCACTGTTGGTAGGCGGTATTGCCGGTTACCGGATGCTGGCAGTCAGTGCATTGCCACGCGTTGATTTTCCAACCATTCAGGTGACGGCGAATTTGCCCGGTGCAAGTCCAAAGACAATGGCATCATCCGTTGCAACACCGCTGGAGCGGCAATTTTCGACGATTTCCGGCGTTAGCGCGATGACGTCGACCAGCTTTCTGGGGTCAACGCAAATTACATTACAGTTTGATTTAGACAGAAACATCGACGGCGCAGCGCTTGATGTGCAGACAGCGATTTCCGCAACCTTGCGCAAATTGCCCAAGGAAATGACCACGCCGCCATCTTTCCAGAAGGTAAATCCGGCTGACCAGCCTGTGTTATTCATCGCCGTATCATCCGATACCTTGCCTTTATCGAAAGTGAATGAATATGCCGATACCATCATGGCGCAGCGCTTATCGACATTACCGGGCGTGGCGCAGGTTTTGATTTACGGTACGCAAAAATACGCTGTGCGCGTGCAGGTTGATCCCGGCAAGCTGGCCGCGAATGGATTGTCGATTGACACCATAAGTAATGCCTTGTCATCCGCTGCATCAAATGCGCCCGTTGGGATTATCAGTGGCGCAAAGCAGTTATTTAACATCGACATTGCCAATCAACCCAAAGAAGCAAAAGATTTTGGCGAAATCATTGCCATGTGGAAAGACGGCAAGCCGCTGCGCATCAAGGACGTTGCAACCACTGTGGACAGCGTAGAGGACACGCGCGTTGCCGGTTATTTGAATAGCAAGCAGGCGGTGGTCATCGCCATTCAGCGCCAGCCGGACAGCAACACGATTGAAGTGGTTCAAAAGGTACGCGCATTGCTGCCTGTTTTTAAAACCCAAATACCGACAAGTATTGAATTGACGCCCATGTTTGACCGTTCCGTTGCGGTGCGTGACGCTGTGCATGATGTGCAGTTCACGCTTGGGGTCACGATTGTTCTGGTTGTTCTTGTTATTTTCTTGTTCTTGAAAACCTTGCGCGCGACGATGATTCCGGCGCTTGCCGTACCGCTTTCCATCGTCGCGACCTATGGCGTAATGGCGCTATTCGATTTCAGCATCAACAGCATTTCATTGCTCGCCATTACGTTATGTGTGGGCTTTGTGGTGGATGATGCGATTGTGATGCTTGAAAATATCGTACGGCATATTGAAGAAGGCATGAAGCCGTTTGATGCTGCGATTAAAGGCTCCAAGGAAATCGGCTTTACGATTATGTCGATTACCTTATCGCTGGTGGCGGTGTTTATTCCTGTATTGTTCATGGGCGGAATTGTGGGGCGCATTTTCCATGAATTTGCCGTGACCATCAGCATGGCGATTTTAATTTCGGGCTTTATAGCGTTGACGCTGACGCCGATGTTGTGCTCGCGCTTTTTAAAAAATCCACGCGAGCATCAACAGAAGGGATATGAGCTCTGGCTCGATAAGATGTTCGACAAGGTACAAGATGCTTATCGTGCATCGCTGGAATTTGTGTTGCAGCACCAGAAGACGATGTTGCTGGTTACGGTTGCTAGTATTGGCCTTAGCGTTTATTTGTTTGTGGCCGTACAAAAAGGGTTTTTTCCGCTGGAAGACACCGGCTTTGTCTTTGCGCAAACCGAGGCGGCGCAAGATGTCTCTTACGCGCAAATGCTTGATAAGCAAAAGCGCGTCGCGGCAATTGTGAAAGCAAACCCTTTTGTCACAGATGTGTTTTTTGCACTGGGCGGTGGCAGAGGTTCTTATAATACGGGTCGTCTCTTCTTTGGATTAAAACCGCGCAGCGAGCGTCCATCGGCGGCAGTCATTATGCAGCAGCTGCGTAAATCAACAGCGGCGGTTGAAGGTCTTAAAACCTATATGCAGCCGGTACAGAATTTTTCCATCTCCGGCCGTTTGGCGAAAAGCCTTTACCAATACACCTTACAAGGAAGCGACCTTGACGGGCTTTATTTGTGGTCTGACAAATTCATGAACGCGATGAGCAGCGATCCGATTTTTCAGGATGTGACCACCGATTTGCAGCTTAAATCCTTGCAAGCGATTTTGGATGTGCAGGCGGACAAGGCCGCCAGCTATGGCATCACCAATGATATGATCCGCGATACCCTATATAAGGCGTATGGCGCTGCGCAGGTGGCAACAATTTACACGCCGAGCAATGATTACGCAGTAATTCTGGAAACCGACGAGAAGTTCCAACAAACGCCTGAAAATATCGGCCATCTATTCATTCGCGGTACGAACGGCAATGTGCCCTTGTCGGAAATTGCAACGGTGCGCCGCGGTGTTGGCGCGCTTTCCATCAATCATCAAGGGCAGCTGCCATCGGTAACGATTTCCTACAATCTTGCGCCCGGAAAATCACTCGGCGAAGCAACGCAAAAGATTGAAGCATTAAAAAAACAACTGGGGATGCCCGAAAACATAACCGGTAACGCCGCAGGCACTGCGCAGGCTTTTGCGGATTCATCATCCGGGCAGGGGTTGCTGCTATTGCTTGCAATCATCGTTATCTACATCATTCTAGGCATGTTGTATGAAAGCTTCATTCATCCGATTACCATTCTCTCCGGTTTGCCGTCGGCGGGTATTGGCGCAATTTTATTCCTGATGCTGTTCGGGATGGATTTGAATGTCATGTCACTGGTGGGGATTGTATTGCTGATTGGTATCGTCAAGAAAAACGCGATTATGATGGTCGATTTTGCGATGCAGGAACGGCATGCAGGTAAACCCCCGCATGATGCAATTTACAATGCGTGCTTGATGCGCTTTCGCCCGATTATGATGACGACCTTTGCCGCGCTGTTCGGCACATTGCCGATTGCGATGGGAATTGGCGCGGGCTCCGAACTACGTCAGCCCCTTGGCATCGCCATTGTGGGCGGGCTTTTGGTCTCGCAGCTGCTCACGCTGTACATCACGCCGGTTGTGTATTTATGGCTGGAAAAACGCCGTTAA
- a CDS encoding DUF1318 domain-containing protein: MNNRFLTAAAFIFSLIALPAFADLHSARAAGQIGEKADGFVVALDPSVQALADQVNAKRQAEYAAVAAKKGQSVAVVGSVFASTIIAGLEKGAKYQAADGSWKTK; the protein is encoded by the coding sequence ATGAACAACCGTTTCCTTACCGCCGCTGCTTTTATCTTTTCCCTCATCGCGCTTCCGGCATTTGCTGATTTGCACAGCGCCCGTGCCGCTGGCCAAATCGGTGAAAAGGCTGATGGATTTGTGGTCGCACTCGACCCATCGGTGCAAGCTTTGGCTGACCAGGTGAATGCCAAACGCCAAGCTGAATACGCCGCTGTTGCCGCCAAGAAAGGGCAAAGCGTTGCCGTTGTTGGCTCTGTATTTGCAAGCACCATCATTGCCGGCCTTGAAAAGGGCGCGAAGTATCAGGCTGCTGACGGTAGCTGGAAGACCAAGTAA
- a CDS encoding methyltransferase domain-containing protein, translated as MLKLHLGCGKKKLPGYVNIDILENSAADVHADLRDLPYKPESVDMIYSCAAIEHFGRNEWIPLLRYWGSLLKQGGMLRLSTADFDACVEQYKQDENLPQLLGLLIGGQKDDYDWHGMIFNFDVLKAGLEEAGFKDVRRYDWRETDIGKAGIDDYSQAYLPHMDKTNGRLMMLNVEATKK; from the coding sequence ATGTTAAAACTCCACCTTGGCTGCGGTAAAAAGAAACTGCCCGGATACGTGAATATCGATATTCTGGAAAATTCGGCAGCAGATGTGCATGCGGATTTGCGTGATTTGCCCTATAAGCCCGAAAGCGTCGATATGATCTATTCCTGCGCGGCGATTGAACATTTCGGGCGCAATGAATGGATACCGCTGCTGCGCTATTGGGGAAGTTTGTTGAAACAAGGTGGCATGTTGCGCCTTTCCACCGCTGATTTCGATGCCTGTGTTGAGCAATATAAGCAGGATGAGAATCTACCCCAACTGCTTGGCCTTTTGATTGGCGGGCAGAAAGATGATTATGACTGGCACGGCATGATATTCAATTTTGATGTCTTGAAAGCCGGATTAGAGGAAGCAGGATTTAAGGATGTGCGCCGTTATGATTGGCGCGAAACCGACATCGGTAAGGCAGGCATTGATGATTACAGCCAGGCCTATTTGCCGCATATGGATAAAACCAATGGTCGCTTGATGATGTTAAATGTGGAAGCCACCAAAAAATGA
- a CDS encoding YdbH domain-containing protein, producing MPVKHIKKHPLKFTTAVLIMLVAAAALFVPWKIIAQQKIIELLAQNGFEGSTLDITHIGLQSAQLENLRLSKDASPLFDKMTITFSPRDLLAGRVNHLAFSGLNMQLQQTPDNWLLNGAALHSVNATDKPAPLVIPVTKDEIYAFGLDAAELQNSTVHVTTPAYNAEAPLVIMFQKFPEAMIDVISKNAQLKASGITLNADQIHMKAELDTSDNKWKGAWQADNIVTRGQDNLFPTLTGSGNIEASANTITLDGRLDSADKTTRSSFQLSYPLGAPEKAQFHLISAAMPWNKGVLSVKNAIIPLNGKADIHVTLNVEHVPVNALMMMLTGKETNATGDVSGSIPVSIAHDGKISIGQGKLANEKPGVISLNPETIPGDNEQITLVRDVMKNLHYQLLSISMDSDKDNKLSVIMAVEGSNPDVVEGRPVKLNVHLTGDLLNFVQQSILSLIDPHTFLKQELHAK from the coding sequence ATGCCAGTCAAACATATCAAAAAACATCCGCTTAAATTCACAACCGCCGTGCTCATCATGCTGGTCGCGGCGGCAGCACTTTTTGTGCCATGGAAAATCATCGCGCAGCAAAAAATTATCGAGCTGCTCGCACAAAACGGCTTTGAAGGATCCACGCTGGACATCACCCATATCGGGCTGCAAAGCGCGCAGCTGGAAAATCTGCGTCTATCCAAAGATGCCTCTCCGCTGTTTGATAAAATGACCATCACCTTCTCGCCGCGTGATTTACTGGCGGGGCGCGTCAACCACCTGGCCTTTAGCGGGTTGAATATGCAATTGCAGCAAACCCCTGATAATTGGCTGCTTAACGGCGCTGCGCTGCATAGCGTAAACGCAACCGATAAACCCGCGCCCCTCGTTATTCCGGTGACAAAGGATGAGATTTACGCCTTCGGCCTTGACGCAGCCGAACTGCAAAACAGCACGGTGCATGTCACCACCCCTGCATATAATGCCGAAGCACCGCTTGTCATCATGTTCCAGAAATTTCCGGAAGCGATGATTGATGTGATTTCTAAAAACGCGCAACTCAAGGCATCGGGCATCACCTTGAACGCCGACCAGATTCACATGAAAGCGGAATTGGATACATCCGACAATAAATGGAAAGGTGCATGGCAAGCCGATAATATTGTAACACGCGGACAAGATAATCTTTTTCCAACACTTACCGGTTCAGGAAATATTGAAGCGAGCGCCAACACCATCACGCTGGATGGCCGCTTGGACAGCGCCGACAAGACAACGCGCTCATCCTTCCAGCTCAGTTACCCGCTTGGCGCTCCAGAAAAGGCACAATTTCACCTTATCTCTGCCGCGATGCCATGGAATAAAGGCGTGTTATCGGTTAAAAACGCAATCATTCCTTTAAATGGCAAAGCAGATATCCACGTGACCTTGAATGTCGAACATGTACCTGTCAATGCGTTGATGATGATGCTGACAGGCAAGGAAACCAACGCTACCGGTGATGTATCGGGCAGCATTCCTGTGTCCATCGCACATGATGGTAAAATTTCAATTGGTCAGGGCAAACTTGCAAACGAAAAACCCGGCGTTATTTCACTAAACCCCGAAACCATTCCGGGCGACAACGAACAAATCACCCTTGTGCGTGACGTGATGAAGAATTTGCATTATCAGCTTCTATCCATCAGCATGGATAGCGACAAAGATAATAAATTATCCGTGATCATGGCAGTTGAAGGAAGCAATCCCGATGTTGTTGAAGGCCGTCCTGTAAAATTGAACGTGCATTTAACGGGTGACCTGTTAAACTTCGTTCAGCAAAGCATTCTATCCCTTATCGACCCCCACACGTTCTTAAAGCAGGAACTACATGCAAAATAA
- a CDS encoding YnbE family lipoprotein — translation MQNKSLALALPALLVVLGIAACTPTVAVQAPDKPIEINLNVNIEQHVKVEIQQDARKVIAKNKDIF, via the coding sequence ATGCAAAATAAATCTCTCGCCCTTGCGCTTCCAGCACTCCTCGTTGTACTCGGCATCGCCGCATGCACGCCAACCGTTGCCGTGCAAGCGCCCGATAAGCCGATTGAAATCAATCTCAACGTCAACATCGAACAGCATGTAAAAGTTGAAATCCAGCAAGATGCCCGCAAGGTTATCGCCAAGAACAAAGATATTTTCTAA
- a CDS encoding tetratricopeptide repeat protein — translation MQKPFPQQHIITIGVGALLLCVLAAYSNIFHNAFLLDDEFLIQKNRYLTSFGFLPFIFTSSSTSGAAGIDSFYRPLQTVIYLITHQLAGLSAPAFHIPNLILHLFNTCLVVVLGLRLGMARLPVFIAAALWALHPMHTEAVTYMSATADTLYSFFCLCGLAIITQGITGRTMLLACCAFILALLSKETALAFPLLVLACIYRNDVHRHTIAPYLKTWPLWVIALGYVILRMTILKLNGLDFYKVQNIYTEHFFVRFFTFAATLPDYLALIFYPANLHFDRAFPVYADASSIKVIIGIAIFILCTSIVLYSFIRKKTSAAWVCITWGLLWFGFAHLLHTGLLIPVNAFFLEHWMYLPSIGLFLALCEHGVHSINQLKSDTAQTLGLCVVIIIAGTLGILTYQQNAVWATPISFYSNILKNGGEKARVHNNIAMAYDDAGDTASAITHYTRAIEIEDNYAQTRYNLAQVLLKISPTNAPQAMHHLQRAVEINPDFFQAYKVMGQLYQRQGDTEKAKENQLKFLNLMKKYLQY, via the coding sequence ATGCAAAAGCCTTTCCCCCAGCAGCACATTATTACGATAGGCGTTGGCGCGCTGCTGCTCTGTGTGCTAGCCGCCTATAGCAATATCTTCCACAACGCGTTCCTGCTCGATGATGAATTTCTTATCCAGAAAAACCGCTACCTGACCAGCTTCGGGTTTTTGCCATTTATATTCACATCATCCTCCACATCCGGCGCGGCGGGGATTGATTCATTCTACCGTCCCTTGCAAACGGTGATTTATCTCATCACCCATCAATTGGCGGGGCTATCCGCACCCGCATTTCATATCCCGAATTTAATTCTGCATCTATTTAACACCTGCCTTGTGGTGGTGTTGGGCTTACGCCTTGGCATGGCGCGCCTGCCCGTATTTATCGCCGCCGCGCTATGGGCATTGCATCCCATGCATACCGAAGCGGTCACCTATATGAGCGCGACTGCCGACACGTTGTATAGCTTCTTTTGCCTGTGCGGACTTGCCATTATTACGCAAGGCATCACGGGGCGCACGATGCTGCTTGCCTGCTGCGCATTTATCCTTGCGCTGCTATCAAAAGAAACAGCGCTGGCTTTTCCATTGCTCGTGTTGGCGTGTATTTACCGCAACGATGTACATCGCCATACCATCGCCCCTTATCTAAAGACATGGCCGTTATGGGTCATTGCGCTCGGTTACGTTATTCTGCGTATGACGATTTTGAAACTAAATGGTCTCGATTTTTATAAGGTACAAAATATCTATACCGAACATTTTTTTGTCCGGTTTTTCACCTTTGCTGCAACCCTGCCCGATTATCTTGCGCTTATTTTCTATCCTGCCAATTTGCATTTTGATCGCGCATTCCCTGTTTATGCAGATGCATCATCCATCAAGGTTATTATCGGAATTGCAATATTCATATTATGCACGTCTATCGTGCTTTATTCCTTCATTCGCAAGAAGACCAGCGCGGCATGGGTTTGCATCACATGGGGCCTTTTGTGGTTTGGTTTTGCGCATCTGCTCCACACCGGATTATTGATTCCGGTAAACGCATTTTTTCTGGAACATTGGATGTATCTGCCAAGCATCGGGCTGTTTCTTGCGCTATGCGAACATGGGGTGCATTCGATAAACCAGCTTAAATCCGACACAGCGCAAACGCTTGGGTTATGTGTCGTCATCATCATCGCTGGCACGTTGGGCATTTTGACCTATCAGCAAAACGCGGTATGGGCGACACCAATTTCGTTTTATTCGAACATTCTAAAAAACGGCGGGGAAAAAGCCCGCGTTCATAACAATATCGCCATGGCTTATGATGATGCAGGTGATACTGCTTCGGCAATCACGCATTACACCCGCGCAATTGAAATTGAAGATAACTATGCGCAAACACGCTATAATCTCGCGCAAGTGCTGCTGAAGATATCGCCCACTAATGCGCCGCAAGCCATGCATCATTTACAGCGCGCAGTAGAAATTAATCCGGACTTCTTTCAGGCTTATAAAGTCATGGGCCAACTCTATCAACGGCAAGGCGATACAGAAAAAGCCAAAGAAAACCAGTTAAAGTTTTTGAATTTAATGAAGAAGTATTTGCAATACTAA
- a CDS encoding class I SAM-dependent methyltransferase produces the protein MRPFVQYYDAIYSDKDYHADAEILRGLVKHASRPNILEIGSGTGNQSLQLCKWADVTAVETDADFADVMQKKCATQSAIKLFQGDIGKLAAHGFDAAAAYFHVVNYIHDADALAHLFRETAKRLKSNAPFLFDMWHAECVLADPPRDTTRSKDFDNYLGSGMVVQTILPQLDVTSRKVTLNYKIVLQGITGVAPFTETIRLHLWQQNEIVGVLQRAGFTDVTFYDGRSYPQAATPQSWALWVTARKQ, from the coding sequence ATGCGCCCTTTCGTGCAGTATTATGATGCCATATATAGCGACAAGGATTACCACGCGGATGCAGAAATTTTGCGCGGATTAGTGAAGCATGCGTCGCGCCCAAACATTCTGGAAATTGGCAGCGGTACGGGAAACCAATCATTACAATTATGCAAATGGGCAGATGTGACCGCGGTTGAAACCGATGCTGACTTTGCAGACGTGATGCAAAAAAAATGCGCCACGCAATCTGCGATTAAACTATTCCAAGGAGATATTGGAAAATTGGCCGCGCATGGTTTTGATGCCGCCGCGGCGTATTTCCATGTGGTGAATTACATACATGACGCGGATGCGCTTGCGCATTTATTCCGTGAAACCGCAAAACGCTTAAAATCCAATGCGCCGTTCCTGTTCGATATGTGGCATGCCGAATGTGTGTTGGCAGACCCTCCACGCGATACAACGCGTAGCAAAGACTTTGATAATTATCTGGGCAGTGGAATGGTTGTCCAAACCATTCTGCCGCAACTGGATGTTACAAGCCGTAAGGTAACATTAAATTACAAGATTGTACTTCAGGGTATCACGGGCGTAGCGCCATTTACAGAAACGATACGCTTGCATCTGTGGCAGCAGAATGAAATAGTTGGTGTGCTGCAACGTGCGGGATTTACAGACGTGACATTTTACGATGGTCGTTCGTATCCGCAGGCAGCAACTCCGCAAAGCTGGGCGCTGTGGGTTACCGCGCGCAAACAATAA
- a CDS encoding efflux RND transporter periplasmic adaptor subunit, whose translation MNRFVVVIVLLIILGGGWFLLAGHSADKAKNGPPAVNVVTANVEQKDLPLDLNVIGNVVANQTVAIKSRVDSAIMEIHFKDGDEVKKGDILFVLDRRTLEAQLQSLKSNLARDRALLEDARMKYNRAKDLKQKGYETVANYDTAKANYESQQASVAVDQAAIDSANVQLGYTVITAPIDGRAGTINLTVGNNVKANDTTPLVVLNEIKPIRAQLAVPQIYLAALRKSMAETMPEVIARIDHDENPVVGKLTYIDNQVDAASGTFVARATFDNMDERLWPGMFVNLTVRLGVEKGALIMPETAVQHGQSGDYFFVIANGKATKQPVKVERVFEGMAVITANVNAGDAVVVDGALTLKDGDAVSVRYPDVPKEAPKPADKPAEKPAELIPLAPTPEVPSVTDKSATDKPAHAQH comes from the coding sequence ATGAATAGATTTGTTGTTGTTATCGTGCTGCTCATCATTCTTGGCGGGGGATGGTTTTTGCTGGCGGGGCACAGTGCGGATAAGGCCAAGAATGGCCCGCCTGCGGTAAACGTGGTGACTGCCAATGTAGAACAAAAAGATTTGCCGCTGGATTTGAATGTGATTGGCAATGTAGTTGCCAACCAGACTGTTGCGATCAAATCGCGCGTTGATAGCGCGATTATGGAAATACATTTCAAAGACGGGGATGAAGTAAAGAAGGGCGATATATTATTCGTGCTGGATCGCCGCACGTTGGAAGCGCAATTGCAATCCCTTAAATCAAACCTCGCGCGGGACCGTGCGCTTTTGGAAGATGCGCGTATGAAATATAACCGCGCAAAAGATTTAAAACAAAAGGGTTATGAAACGGTTGCCAATTACGATACTGCCAAAGCGAACTATGAAAGCCAGCAGGCCAGTGTTGCTGTTGACCAAGCCGCAATTGATAGCGCGAATGTGCAATTGGGTTATACCGTGATTACCGCGCCAATTGACGGCAGGGCGGGTACCATCAACCTGACGGTTGGCAATAATGTAAAAGCAAATGATACAACGCCGCTGGTGGTGTTGAACGAGATTAAACCCATTCGTGCGCAATTAGCGGTGCCGCAAATCTATCTGGCGGCGCTGCGCAAATCGATGGCCGAGACGATGCCTGAGGTGATCGCGCGGATCGATCATGATGAAAATCCGGTCGTTGGCAAGCTGACCTACATTGACAATCAGGTGGATGCCGCCAGTGGTACTTTTGTGGCGCGCGCAACATTTGATAATATGGATGAGCGGTTATGGCCAGGTATGTTCGTGAATTTGACCGTACGCCTTGGCGTTGAAAAAGGGGCATTGATTATGCCCGAAACAGCAGTACAGCATGGACAAAGCGGCGATTACTTTTTTGTGATTGCCAATGGAAAGGCTACCAAACAACCCGTAAAGGTCGAGCGTGTGTTTGAAGGCATGGCGGTCATTACTGCCAATGTAAACGCCGGTGATGCAGTGGTGGTTGATGGTGCACTGACGCTTAAAGACGGTGATGCTGTTTCGGTGCGTTACCCTGATGTGCCAAAAGAGGCACCCAAACCAGCAGATAAACCTGCTGAAAAGCCGGCTGAACTTATTCCGTTAGCGCCGACACCGGAAGTGCCCTCCGTTACCGATAAATCCGCAACTGACAAGCCAGCACACGCACAACACTAA